Within the Catalinimonas niigatensis genome, the region TTGAACTTCCAAGCATTGAGATCATCGGTATTGGAACCAATCTGAATTGCCTGCACGGAGTAATGCCTTCGCAGGATAAGTTGATACAACTAAGTTTATACAAGCAGATCATTGAACTCAAGTTCAATCGTGATATTCCCTGGATATCGGGAGGTACTTCAGTGACGATTCCACTGATCATGAACAAACAGATCCCAAGAGGGGTAAACCATTTCAGAGTAGGTGAGACACTTTATTTTGGCGTAAACCTTTTTACTGAAAAGCTGATTCCCGGTATGAGAGAAGATGTGTTTGAGTTTGGCGCTCAAATTATTGAGATCACTGAAAAACCTATGCTGCCCATAGGAGAGTTGGGTGCAAATCCGCAGGGTGATGTGATGGAACTGGATTCTAATTTGTACGGTCAAACACACTATCGTGCAATATTGGATGTAGGACTGTTGGACCTTGATCCCAAATATATTATTCCTCTTAAAGATAATTTTGAAGTAGTTGGAGCAAGCTCCGATATGCTGGTACTGGACCTGCAAAAAAACAAAGCAGAACTGAAAGTAGGGGATGTACTTCGCTTCCGGCTGAAATACATGGGTGCACTTCAGTTACTCAACTCTGACTATATAGAAAAAAGAATTGAATAAATAATGCGACATGGGGTAGTACTTTGTGTCTCTGATCAAATCAAAGAAAATTTTTATGGAGGACTTATCTCCAATCCTACAAAAAGTGGTTCCATTACGTCATGAATTGCATCAGCACCCGGAACTGTCTGGACTGGAAATCAATACAGCGGAGACCATACTCAATTTCCTGGAATCTAGCCAACCGGACAAGGTTCACAAAAATGTAGGTGGACACGGACTGATATTTACCTATGATAGCGGGCAAACAGGACCTCATCTGATGTTTAGGGCTGAGCTGGATGGTTTGCGTATACAAGAGAATAACCAAATCCCTCATCGTTCCCGGTTTCCTAAGCGAGGACATTTGTGTGGACACGATGGACATATGTCCATTATCGCAGGACTAGGTCATTATTTTGGAAAACAAAAGCCAGCAAAAGGAAAAGTGAGCCTACTTTTTCAGCCGGCAGAAGAAACAGGAGAAGGAGGACTACAGGTAGTGCAGAGCCAGGCCTGGCAGGAGAATCAGCCTGATTACCTTTTCGCATTGCATAACCTTCCGGGCTTTCCGGCAAAGAAAGTGTTGGTAAAGCCAGGTATTTTTGCGGCAGCCTCACAGGGGCTGACCGCCACATTAAAAGGAACTACTTCTCATGCTGCCCGTCCTGAGCAAGCCAAAAGTCCTGCTTTGGCATTAAGTCAAATCATACAGGAATTGCTTGATTTCAGATCTGCTAATCTGGTGTACGAAGATTTTGTGTTGCTCACCATAGTACATGCTTTGCTGGGTACACCCAGCTTTGGGATTACTCCCGGACATGCAGAACTGAGGGTAACTCTGCGCAGCTTTAGAAATGAAGATATGAGTCAACTTCAACATTGGGTGGAAGAAGTGATAGTCAAACGAGCAAATACCGCTGGTCTGAAACATGATTTTCAGTATTCAGAAGTATTTCCTGCTACGATCAATCATCCGGAGGCCTACCAGATTTTACGGAATGCTATCAACACCCTTGAGATAGATAACCTGATACTGGACACACCTTTTCGCTGGTCAGAGGATTTTGGCTACTACACCAGGGATTGTAAAACCTGTTTTTTTGGCCTGGGTGCAGGAGAAAACAAACCAGACCTGCATCATGAGAACTATGACTTTCCCGATGAAATCATCACTACCGGACTTCAGGTTTTTTCTGCAATCGCCAAACAAATGTTAGGATAATGGTTTTAGAGATATTATTGCATTGTACTGAATACCAATAGAAAATGAACAACTATCGTTTTAACCATAAAAGATTCCAATGCAGGATCAAAGAACAGGATATTGCTAATAGATAATCTATCCATTAAATTAACAGAAAAAGAACCCCAGCTTGAATAGAAATCTACCCGCTGATCTTACTACCAAAGAACGCTTATACCATATCATCTTTGAGTCGGATACACGTGAAGGTAAAAACTTTGATGTTGCTCTGCTTATTGCAATTTTGTTGAGTGTACTCACAGTAATGTTGGAGAGTGTAAGCAGCATAGTGCGAGAGTATGGAGCGCTGATCCGCTCTACTGAATGGTTTTTCACTGTAATATTTACAATAGAATATTTTCTCAGAATCTATTGTGCCCGGAATCGGAAAGGATATATTTTGAGCTTTTACGGAATGGTAGATCTGATTTCAATCATTCCTACTTACTTAAGCCTAATTGTGGTAGGTACCCAGTATGTATTGATGATAAGGATTCTGAGGTTGCTCAGGGTTTTTCGTGTACTTAAGTTATATCATTTTTTAGGAGAAGCAGAAATACTGAGCAGAGCCTTGAGGCAAAGTGCTGCCAAGATCACAGTTTTTCTCGGAGCAGTAGTCACCTTGATTTTTATCGTCGGGTCTATGATGTACCTGATTGAAGGGCCAGAAAATGGATTTACCAGCATCCCTGTCAGTATTTACTGGGCAATTGTAACACTCACCACAGTAGGCTACGGAGATATAGCCCCGCAGACCATTGCCGGTCAGATGCTGGCTTCTATTGTTATGATTATGGGCTATGGTATCATAGCCGTGCCTACTGGCATCGTATCCGTAGAGTTATCCAAGGCTGATATAAAAAATAAGAAAAGTAGAGTGTCACTCAATGCTTCCTCAAAACAATTTTGTAAACCTCAGGAAATCAAATGGGAAAAAATCCAGCAAAAAGCCAAATAGTCAAAAGGAATTATGATTCAGACATAAATTACAAACCCTGATTGTTTTTGGCATTTAAAGAGAAATTTTAAGAAGAACTACAACTAATATCAAAA harbors:
- a CDS encoding alanine/ornithine racemase family PLP-dependent enzyme, producing the protein MAYIKMKRESLLHNFSFLKDLFDSNDLHWGVVSKLLCGNELFLQELIDMGVREIHDSRISNLKKIKEINADIQTVYIKPPAKEAVEDLIRYADVSMNTEYYTLKWLSDEAVKQRKVHKVIIMIETGDLREGVMGEHLIDFYSKVFELPSIEIIGIGTNLNCLHGVMPSQDKLIQLSLYKQIIELKFNRDIPWISGGTSVTIPLIMNKQIPRGVNHFRVGETLYFGVNLFTEKLIPGMREDVFEFGAQIIEITEKPMLPIGELGANPQGDVMELDSNLYGQTHYRAILDVGLLDLDPKYIIPLKDNFEVVGASSDMLVLDLQKNKAELKVGDVLRFRLKYMGALQLLNSDYIEKRIE
- a CDS encoding amidohydrolase codes for the protein MEDLSPILQKVVPLRHELHQHPELSGLEINTAETILNFLESSQPDKVHKNVGGHGLIFTYDSGQTGPHLMFRAELDGLRIQENNQIPHRSRFPKRGHLCGHDGHMSIIAGLGHYFGKQKPAKGKVSLLFQPAEETGEGGLQVVQSQAWQENQPDYLFALHNLPGFPAKKVLVKPGIFAAASQGLTATLKGTTSHAARPEQAKSPALALSQIIQELLDFRSANLVYEDFVLLTIVHALLGTPSFGITPGHAELRVTLRSFRNEDMSQLQHWVEEVIVKRANTAGLKHDFQYSEVFPATINHPEAYQILRNAINTLEIDNLILDTPFRWSEDFGYYTRDCKTCFFGLGAGENKPDLHHENYDFPDEIITTGLQVFSAIAKQMLG
- a CDS encoding ion transporter, encoding MNRNLPADLTTKERLYHIIFESDTREGKNFDVALLIAILLSVLTVMLESVSSIVREYGALIRSTEWFFTVIFTIEYFLRIYCARNRKGYILSFYGMVDLISIIPTYLSLIVVGTQYVLMIRILRLLRVFRVLKLYHFLGEAEILSRALRQSAAKITVFLGAVVTLIFIVGSMMYLIEGPENGFTSIPVSIYWAIVTLTTVGYGDIAPQTIAGQMLASIVMIMGYGIIAVPTGIVSVELSKADIKNKKSRVSLNASSKQFCKPQEIKWEKIQQKAK